From the Calderihabitans maritimus genome, one window contains:
- a CDS encoding exonuclease: MPVYLTFYDGIDCIGGNKFLLEADDTALLLDFGTNFGAEGLFFDEFLRPRSITGLCDLLDLGLLPPLRGIYRKDLELPERAWWERIKSRPFYRELEAHGVLLSHAHIDHSGYISFLDRDIPVYTGLTTAVIAKAMQDTTRSGFERETCYIAPREIKDGLLQTTHWKKAPYEQRRYVIMDAGEVNPHAADFWAMSGSSRAIDPCPLETCRTAEVQVGNLLVKRWPVDHSIPGAGAFGIRTSVGWIIYTGDMRLHGRRAADTRTFMQEAARLEPFVLICEGTHPETETPVTEDEVYTRAAETVRQAEGLVIADFGPRNIERLLSFLRAAGEAGRRLVVTLKDAYLLEALHAAGEPDVPSPLEDEGFALYVEAKTRRDVWEKVLIERYQERCRDRVVTAHDVSRNQGDYVLCFSYYDLHELIDIQPSGGTYIYSSSEAFNEEMHMDLDRLRNWISHFNLRLAGDPGDREGRGREPGFHASGHIHGPGLVELVETIKPRVLIPVHTENRRFFKKHFAGKLRLLFPGPGETIQLDGSLLNVG; encoded by the coding sequence ATGCCTGTTTATCTCACCTTCTATGACGGCATCGACTGTATAGGGGGGAACAAGTTTCTCCTGGAAGCAGACGATACAGCCCTTCTCCTCGACTTCGGTACCAACTTCGGGGCGGAAGGGCTTTTCTTCGACGAGTTCTTACGTCCCCGCTCCATTACCGGCCTCTGCGACCTTCTGGACCTGGGACTTCTCCCGCCGCTGCGCGGTATCTACCGGAAGGATTTAGAGCTGCCGGAACGGGCATGGTGGGAGCGGATCAAAAGCCGCCCTTTCTACCGGGAGCTAGAAGCCCACGGAGTGCTTCTATCCCATGCCCACATTGACCATAGCGGGTACATATCGTTCCTGGATCGCGACATTCCCGTCTACACTGGCCTTACAACGGCTGTCATTGCAAAGGCCATGCAGGATACCACCCGCAGCGGGTTTGAGCGCGAAACCTGCTACATAGCGCCGAGGGAAATTAAGGACGGCCTGCTCCAGACGACTCATTGGAAAAAAGCACCTTATGAACAGCGACGGTACGTCATCATGGATGCCGGGGAAGTCAATCCTCATGCCGCCGACTTCTGGGCTATGTCGGGCTCTTCCAGGGCCATAGATCCGTGCCCTCTGGAGACCTGCCGCACTGCTGAAGTCCAGGTAGGAAACCTTCTGGTCAAGCGCTGGCCGGTGGACCACTCCATCCCTGGCGCAGGGGCTTTCGGCATCAGGACTTCCGTGGGCTGGATCATTTACACTGGAGACATGCGCCTCCATGGCAGGCGCGCTGCTGACACCAGAACTTTCATGCAGGAGGCGGCAAGGCTCGAACCGTTTGTCCTTATCTGCGAAGGGACGCACCCGGAGACAGAGACCCCGGTCACCGAGGATGAAGTCTACACCCGCGCAGCCGAAACTGTCCGACAGGCGGAGGGGCTGGTGATTGCGGATTTCGGGCCTCGTAACATCGAGAGGCTTCTGTCATTCTTGCGTGCTGCGGGGGAGGCCGGGAGACGCCTGGTAGTGACACTCAAAGATGCCTACTTGCTGGAGGCCCTTCATGCCGCCGGTGAGCCGGACGTGCCCAGCCCCCTGGAAGACGAGGGCTTTGCCCTCTATGTTGAGGCGAAAACACGCCGTGACGTTTGGGAGAAGGTCCTGATTGAAAGATACCAGGAACGCTGCCGGGATCGGGTAGTTACAGCCCATGACGTGAGCAGAAATCAGGGTGATTACGTCCTCTGCTTTTCCTACTACGACCTCCACGAACTGATAGACATTCAGCCCAGCGGCGGGACTTACATATACTCCTCCAGTGAAGCATTCAATGAAGAAATGCACATGGACCTGGACCGGCTGCGGAACTGGATCAGTCATTTTAACCTGCGACTGGCAGGGGATCCCGGCGACCGGGAAGGGCGCGGCAGGGAGCCGGGTTTCCACGCGAGCGGCCATATTCACGGGCCGGGCCTTGTGGAGCTGGTGGAGACGATTAAACCCAGGGTGCTGATACCGGTCCACACGGAAAACAGGCGTTTCTTTAAAAAACACTTTGCCGGGAAACTGAGGCTGCTGTTTCCCGGTCCCGGCGAGACTATACAATTGGACGGCAGCTTACTAAACGTAGGCTAA
- a CDS encoding DUF3006 domain-containing protein has translation MLVIDRFEGDMAVIEYNGKTFDLPRSLLPEEAKEGDVLKISIEIDKEETEKRRKKIEKLMDELFD, from the coding sequence ATGCTTGTAATTGACCGGTTTGAGGGTGATATGGCGGTAATTGAGTATAACGGCAAGACTTTTGATCTGCCGCGGAGTCTTTTGCCGGAAGAGGCTAAAGAAGGAGACGTGCTTAAAATATCGATAGAGATTGATAAAGAGGAAACGGAAAAGCGCCGGAAGAAAATCGAAAAACTTATGGATGAGTTGTTTGATTAA
- a CDS encoding lamin tail domain-containing protein: MSPKYAVISVGKDNKYGHPHTETLAKLAEAGIQVFRTDLQGTIVATSDGKTITFNKKASQVKERAPDDSRAAASSNPVMPPVSTSSSGGVKIVGIDLKSEVFTIKNTSGVAVNLTGWKLVSQKGNQTFTFPSGTVIPAGGSLKVVSGPNAQAGPNTLLWTNRYIWNNK, encoded by the coding sequence GTGTCGCCGAAATATGCTGTTATCTCTGTAGGTAAGGATAATAAATACGGCCATCCTCACACTGAAACTTTGGCCAAACTCGCAGAAGCAGGAATACAGGTTTTCCGCACTGACCTGCAAGGGACCATTGTGGCTACCAGCGATGGAAAAACCATCACCTTCAATAAGAAAGCCTCACAGGTTAAAGAGCGAGCGCCAGATGATTCTCGCGCCGCTGCTTCCTCTAATCCTGTCATGCCGCCCGTTTCTACTTCATCTTCCGGCGGCGTGAAAATAGTGGGTATAGACCTCAAGAGTGAGGTATTTACAATCAAGAATACCAGCGGCGTAGCAGTGAACCTGACCGGCTGGAAGCTAGTCAGTCAAAAAGGGAATCAAACCTTTACTTTTCCATCTGGAACAGTCATACCAGCCGGCGGAAGCCTGAAGGTTGTGAGCGGGCCGAATGCTCAGGCTGGTCCTAATACGCTCCTGTGGACTAATAGGTATATCTGGAACAACAAG
- the iscB gene encoding RNA-guided endonuclease IscB, translating to MPCTEKRARLLLQRGRAVVYKLQPFTIRLKDRTAEQSQLQPLRLKLDPGAKVTGVAVLREDNKDEAETVLLAEIHHKTDVKAKLDARRAVRRKRRNRKTRYRKPRFLNRKRPEGWLPPSFEARVNQTLSAVNKLLKLLPITAISTEHVKFDTQKLQNPEISGIEYQKGTLFGYEVKEYLLEKWGHKCAYCGRESVPLEIEHIIPRCRGGSDR from the coding sequence ATGCCCTGCACAGAAAAACGCGCCAGGTTACTGCTACAGCGCGGCAGGGCAGTTGTGTACAAGTTACAGCCATTTACCATTCGTTTGAAGGATAGAACAGCAGAACAGAGCCAACTTCAGCCTCTACGTCTCAAGCTTGACCCAGGAGCAAAGGTTACAGGCGTGGCTGTATTGCGAGAAGACAACAAGGACGAGGCTGAAACAGTGTTATTAGCCGAGATACACCACAAGACGGACGTCAAGGCTAAACTAGACGCACGCCGTGCCGTCCGTCGGAAGCGGAGAAATCGCAAGACACGCTACCGCAAACCCCGGTTTCTAAACCGCAAGCGTCCAGAAGGCTGGTTGCCTCCTTCGTTTGAAGCTAGAGTTAATCAAACATTGAGTGCGGTTAATAAACTCCTGAAGTTGTTGCCGATTACAGCCATCTCTACTGAACACGTCAAGTTTGACACTCAGAAACTCCAGAACCCGGAGATTTCTGGTATTGAATACCAGAAGGGTACGCTTTTTGGTTATGAAGTCAAAGAGTACCTGCTTGAGAAATGGGGGCATAAATGCGCTTACTGTGGTAGAGAGAGCGTGCCTCTTGAGATTGAACATATCATACCCAGGTGTCGTGGTGGTAGCGATAGAG
- a CDS encoding PGN_0703 family putative restriction endonuclease: MNIVRQKIVKLLLGSSPIHSKEVMKNINETASQGYRIQQITPLLQRSGGAIFTRSHGLFIDEALVCFVREKKNPLYHYWLLRYDEHYAEKQIQQIVNFENSGGFNLSTLTPLNGFLDQTAGQGVGRGTYGLAMFFESQTERNLPLRLDRWILKPNRPVEDDYVPCPVMGCEFKVPRMTRDGPDLDHDQEKLKDYFCHQHMIFISPSTFEYKEPLTSIIWQEKEDLAALNRVKSSTGKRGAWRRMGRERDEDSFTWNVFWYLYKENLVLKFLKEIIGRSSFLIANAKNIDEAVFWSVEAGTGNTHQLLIDARKALGENTAHGTEPDVIFTGSVGAEKNVPLVLIECKLSSSPITNKAAIPDYYTNYDKWNRVFNEPPEKVFRVFGYQIVRHLLLANEMAAVGGRNLTPTVLLITKEQVPADIVSQMTSMLMNHPQNARLAFVTWKNVYDFVSSNQGSDKGSINKMILGRYLEGKTLGYDAKGVLQLLLPL, encoded by the coding sequence TTGAATATCGTAAGACAAAAGATCGTTAAGTTGCTTTTGGGTTCTTCCCCAATACACAGCAAAGAAGTAATGAAAAATATTAATGAAACAGCATCCCAAGGATATAGAATCCAACAAATTACTCCGCTGCTCCAGCGTTCAGGCGGAGCCATTTTTACCCGTTCCCATGGGTTATTTATTGATGAAGCTTTAGTCTGTTTTGTACGCGAAAAGAAAAATCCTTTATATCATTACTGGCTGTTGAGATACGATGAACATTATGCTGAAAAACAAATACAACAAATAGTTAACTTTGAAAACTCCGGTGGATTTAACCTTTCCACTCTTACTCCGCTAAATGGGTTTTTAGATCAAACAGCAGGCCAGGGTGTCGGCAGAGGTACATATGGTTTAGCAATGTTTTTTGAAAGCCAAACCGAAAGGAACCTCCCCCTGAGGCTTGATCGTTGGATATTGAAACCCAATCGGCCGGTTGAGGATGATTATGTTCCTTGTCCTGTAATGGGATGCGAATTTAAAGTGCCTCGTATGACAAGAGACGGCCCGGATCTGGACCACGATCAAGAAAAGTTAAAGGATTATTTTTGTCATCAGCACATGATTTTTATTTCACCTTCAACGTTTGAATACAAGGAACCACTGACCTCAATTATTTGGCAGGAAAAAGAGGATTTAGCGGCATTAAATAGAGTGAAGAGTTCTACCGGCAAGCGAGGGGCTTGGCGAAGAATGGGGCGGGAAAGAGATGAAGATTCATTTACCTGGAATGTCTTTTGGTATCTCTATAAAGAAAATCTTGTACTAAAATTTTTGAAAGAAATAATCGGCCGGTCTTCTTTTTTGATCGCCAATGCCAAAAACATTGATGAGGCAGTTTTTTGGTCTGTTGAAGCAGGTACAGGAAATACGCACCAGTTATTAATTGATGCCCGTAAAGCACTCGGCGAAAATACCGCACACGGAACTGAGCCTGATGTGATATTCACAGGTTCTGTAGGCGCAGAAAAAAATGTCCCATTGGTTTTAATTGAATGCAAACTGAGCAGCAGCCCCATAACCAATAAAGCAGCAATCCCTGACTATTATACTAACTACGACAAATGGAACAGGGTGTTTAACGAACCTCCTGAAAAAGTTTTTAGAGTTTTCGGTTATCAAATAGTCAGGCACCTGCTCCTGGCAAATGAAATGGCCGCTGTAGGAGGACGTAATTTGACGCCCACCGTCTTGCTGATCACCAAAGAACAAGTACCTGCAGACATCGTTAGTCAAATGACCAGCATGCTCATGAATCATCCACAGAATGCTCGACTGGCATTTGTTACATGGAAAAACGTTTATGATTTTGTAAGTTCTAATCAAGGTTCCGATAAAGGTTCTATCAATAAAATGATTTTGGGCCGTTACCTGGAAGGTAAAACATTAGGTTATGATGCAAAAGGAGTGTTGCAATTGCTTCTGCCTCTTTAA
- a CDS encoding DUF4236 domain-containing protein → MDIRFRKSISLGKGVRLNVGKMGDGLSVGGKGVLKFLLTVYFKGEFSTIF, encoded by the coding sequence GTGGATATTAGGTTTCGTAAATCCATCAGTTTAGGAAAAGGCGTCAGGCTGAACGTAGGTAAAATGGGAGACGGGTTAAGTGTAGGTGGTAAGGGAGTCCTCAAATTCCTCCTTACCGTATATTTTAAGGGAGAGTTCAGCACCATATTTTAA
- the iscB gene encoding RNA-guided endonuclease IscB has translation KPRFLNRKRPEGWLPPSFEARVNQTLSAVNKLLKLLPITAISTEHVKFDTQKLQNPELSGIEYQKGTLFGYEVKEYLLEKWGHKCAYCGRKDVPLEIEHIIPRCRGGSDRISNLTLACHECNQRKGSMTATEFGYPHIQEQAKQSLREVAFINTTRWHLYERLKATGLPVECGTGALTKMNRVTRGLPKEHYFDACCVGPSTPVKVVVTQHYVQVWRAIVKY, from the coding sequence AAACCCCGGTTTCTAAACCGCAAGCGTCCAGAAGGCTGGTTGCCTCCTTCGTTTGAAGCTAGAGTTAATCAAACCTTGAGTGCGGTTAATAAACTCCTGAAGTTGCTGCCGATTACAGCCATCTCTACTGAACACGTCAAGTTTGACACTCAGAAACTCCAGAACCCGGAGCTTTCTGGTATTGAATACCAGAAGGGTACGCTTTTTGGTTATGAAGTCAAAGAGTACCTGCTTGAGAAATGGGGGCATAAATGCGCTTACTGCGGTAGAAAGGATGTGCCTCTTGAGATTGAACACATCATACCCAGGTGTCGTGGTGGTAGCGATAGAATCAGCAACCTGACACTTGCTTGTCATGAATGCAATCAACGTAAGGGGTCCATGACAGCTACTGAGTTTGGTTATCCCCACATACAAGAGCAAGCTAAACAGTCACTAAGAGAAGTAGCTTTTATAAACACCACACGCTGGCACCTGTATGAGCGCCTGAAGGCTACTGGCCTCCCAGTTGAGTGTGGCACAGGTGCTCTAACCAAGATGAACCGCGTCACTCGTGGATTGCCTAAAGAACACTACTTCGATGCCTGTTGTGTTGGACCAAGTACGCCGGTCAAAGTTGTCGTAACCCAACATTATGTGCAGGTTTGGCGTGCAATTGTAAAATATTGA